Within the Cupriavidus necator N-1 genome, the region GTCTTGACGCGCTCTCCGGGTTTCTTCGGGATTAGCGACGGCGCGCACACCATGCATTCGAATCCCTTCCCTGCAAGCTGCCGGTAAAGGCCATATCCGCATGGGCCCGCATCGTCTACGAGGCGGGCCAGTTGGTCGCGCTCGAGCTTGCTTACCCGCACTGCCAGATGGCACAAGTGCGGCTGTTCGTGCGCCGGACGACCACTATCGGTGGCGGCCAACCGGCTGCTGACGGAAATCGAGAAAAACTTCTCGGTGTTCCGGAATCGGCCGGCCAACGCCTCTAGCCCTTTGGATTCGCATGACCATCATCTATGATGTGATTCATGTAATCATCGTATTGCCATCTTGAGGCTCCCATGGAGCAAAAGACCGCTCGGCTTACGCTGCTCATCGATCCCAACAAGAAGGCTGCCTTCGAGCGCCTTTGCGCACAGCAGGATCTGACCGCCTCGCAGGTGATACGGCGTCTTATCCGCGACTACCTGGCCCGGCATGGCGTCCAGTACGTCCCCAGCGGCGTGGACACCGACAAAGCGGAAGCCATGGGCAAAGAGAGGCCACCGGTCGGCGCGCCGTCGCGGCGCGACGCGAAACTTCCCGCCAAGCGCCGTGCGATCCGTCGCGGAGCCTGATCCATGAGCAGCGTGCCCCCTCTTACCCAATGGCTCCATCTCGACTGGATGCTTGTTGTGGTTGGGGCCTGGCTGCTTGTCGGCGTGGCAGGGGTCCTGGTGCTGCATCGGTTTGCCCTGGTATCCCATGTGCTATTCCCCATCGGGGGACTGCTAGGGCTGGCGCTGTTCGGTCTGGCGCTCCACGCCGTATTCCGCGCGCCTGAGGCTGCCGTGCTGCCCATTGGCCTGCCCGCACTGCCGTTCCACCTCCGGCTCGACAGCCTGTCGGCCTACTTCCTGATGGTAATGGGAGGGGTGGCGACCGGCATCTCGACGTTTGCGGCTGGCTACTTCCGCAAGGGCGAAGGCACGCCACCAGGCCTCCTTTGTCTTGAGTACCACCTGTTCCTCGCCAGCATGACCGGGGTGATCCTAGCAGACGATGCCTACTCTTTCATGGTGATGTGGGAAACCATGGCGTTGTCTTCATTTTTCCTGATGACCGCCAACCACCGCATCGCCGAAGTCCGCGCCGCCGGCTATCTCTACATCACGATGGCACGCATCGGAGCGATCGCCATCCTGCTGTGCTTTGGCGTGCTGCAGGCCAACACCGGCGACTATACGTTTGCCAGCATGCGAGGCCAGGCGCTGACGCCGCTCTGGGCCTCGGTCGGTTTCCTGCTGGCGCTGTTCGGATTCGGCGCCAAGGCCGGCGTCCTACCTTTGCACGTCTGGCTGCCGGAGGCGCATCCGGCTGCGCCGTCACCGGTGTCGGCAATGATGAGCGGCGTCATGCTCAACACTGCCATCTACGGCCTGCTGCGTGTGTCCTTCGACCTGCTGCATGTGCGTCTGTGGTGGTGGGGCGGATTGCTGCTGGCCATTGGATTGGCCACCGCGCTGTTCGGCGTGGTCTTTGCCGCGGTACAAACGGACATGAAGCGGCTTCTGGCTTATTCGTCGATCGAGAATATGGGCCTACTCTTCGTTGCCATGGGCCTGACACTGCTGTTTTCAGCCTACGGCATGGCGCCAATGGCCGCCCTGGCCCTGACAGCCGCGCTCTACCATGTCGCCAGCCATGCCTTCTTCAAGAGCCTGCTCTTTCTGGGAACCGGTAGCGTGCTGCATGCCACCGAGGAGCGAAGCCTCGGCAAGCTAGGCGGATTGATTCGCTATATGCCATGGGTGGGCTGGCTGACGCTGCTGGGCGTGTTGGCTAGCGCCGGGCTGCCCCCGCTCGGCGGTTTCGTCTCAGAGTGGCTGCTGCTGCAGAGCTTCCTGTTCACGCCGGGTCTCCCGGAACCGATATTGACCATGCTGATCCCGGTGGTAGCCGCGCTGATCGCGCTGGTGGCGGCACTGGCCGGCTACACCATGGTCAAGTTCTTCGGCGTGATCTTCCTCGGCCAGCCCCGTGAGCCCAAGCTGGCCTACGCGCACGACGCCGGCCGCTGGGAGCGCGCGGGCATGCTGTGGCTGGGGCTGGGTTGTATCGCGCTTGGCCTGCTGCCGACCCAGTTCGTCCAGCTGATCGATCCGGTGACGCAGCAGCTGGTGGCGAGCGGACTCGGCGCCCGGACCGCGGCCAGCGGCTGGCTGCTGGCGCCGACCGGCCTGGCTCAGGCCAGCTATGGGCCGGTCATTTTCCTGCTAGGCATCCTCGCCAGTTTTGCGCTCGCCTACCTGCTGGTGCGCCGCTTTTACCACGGTCGGCTTCGCCGCAGCCCGCCCTGGGCTTGCGGCTTCCCATGGAGCACCGCGCGCATGCAGGACACTGCCGAGGGTTTCGGACAGCCGATCCGCCAGATCTTTGAACCGTTTTTCCTGATGCGCCGCGATCTGCCGACGCCATTCGATGAACAGCCGCACTACCGGGTCACTGTGGCGGATCATTTTTGGCGCTGGATGTATGTCCCCGTGATCGATCTGGCGTCGTATCTGGCCCGGCTGATCGGCCTGATGCAACAGGGACGCATCTCGGCATACCTGCTGTACAGCTTCCTGACCCTGGCCGCCACGCTATTGGCTGTGATGCGATAAAGGTTACATGAACCTGACCGGAATCCTGTCACAGCTACTCGAGATTGTGATCTCGATCGCGCTGGCGCCACTACTGATCGGCTGGGTCAATCAGTGGCGGGCATGGCTGCAGAACAAGTCGGCACCCAGCCTCTGGCAACCGTATCGAATGCTGCACAAACTATTCAACAAGGAATCGGTGGTCGCAGATAATGCGTCGCCGCTGTTCCGCGCCACGCCCTATGTGGTGTTCGGCTGCATGGCGCTCGCTTGCTCGATCATCCCTACCGTTTCCACGGACCTGCCACTGGCACCGGCCGCCGACGCGATCGCCCTGGTCGGCCTGTTCGCGCTGGCGCGGGTCTTCATCTCGCTGGCGGCGATGGATGTCGGCACCGCGTTCGGAACGCTGGGCGCGCGGCGCGAGATGCTGATCGGCTTCCTGGCGGAACCGGCGCTGCTGATGGTGCTGTTCTCCGCCTCGCTGATCTCCAAGTCCACCTCGCTCACCACCATTGTCGAGACGATCGCTCACCGGGACCTGGCCATCTACCCGGGCCTGGCGTTTGCCGGCGTTGCGTTCACCATGGTATCTCTGGCCGAGAACGCCCGTATACCGGTCGACAATCCCGCCACTCACCTCGAGCTGACGATGATCCACGAGGCGCTAATCCTCGAATACTCGGGCCGACATCTGGGACTCCTTGAATGGGCGGCCAGCCTCAAGCTGTTCGCCTATTCCTGCATCGGCCTGGCACTGTTCTTTCCCTGGGGCGTTGCCGAAGCGCATGCTCCCCTGGCCATACTGCTGGCGCTGCCCGCGCTGCTGCTCAAGCTCATCGTGGGTGGGGTCCTGCTGGCGGCGCTGGAGACGGCGAGCGCCAAGATGCGCATCTTCCGTGTGCCGGAGTTCCTGGCCACTGCCTTTCTGCTGGCTGTGATCGGCATGCTGGTCCACTTGCTGCTGGCTCACTGAGAACACGGCAATGACTGCGCTCCTCACCCAGTTCGTCAACCTCCTTGGCGCGGTGCTATTGATCCTCGCCTTCGCCATGATCTCGCAACGACGAATCCTGTCGCTGATTTACCTGTTCACGCTGCAGGGGGCGACCTTGGCGTTGGCCACGGCCGTCGTCGGCTACGTGACGGGCCAGCCGCACCTTTATCTGTCGGCCGGGCTGACCCTGATACTCAAGGTGTTGCTCATCCCCTATCTGCTGCACCGCGTTATCGATCGTCTCCAGATACGCTGGGACGTCGAGACGCTGATCAACATTCCCACTACCATGCTGATCGGCATCATAGTGGTTATCTTCGCCTTCAACCTCACCATGCCGATCTCGCGGCTATCGCTGAAGCTCGCCAGCGGCACGCTGGGCATCGCGCTGGCCTGCGTGCTGTTGTCCTTCCTGATGATGATCACGCGCTCCAAGGCGGTGCCACAGGTCATCGGTTTCCTGGCGATAGAGAACGGTCTCTTCTTCGCCGCCACCGCCGCAACCTACGGCATGCCGATGGTGGTCGAGCTGGGCATCGCACTGGATGTGCTGATCGGCGTGCTGATCCTGGGTGTGTTCATGTTCCAGATCCGCGAGCAGTTCGACAGCTTGGACATCCGTCACCTTGAGAAGCTGAAGGAGGACTGAGTTGATTTCCTTGGCCATGCTGCTCGCAACCCCGTTCGCCGGAGGGCTGGTGCTGGCGCTGGTGGGACATCGCGAGCGTGCACGCGACATCAATGTCGCGTTCAGCCTGGGCACATTCCTCGCCGCCTGCATGCTTACGGCGCAAATCGTCGCCAATGGCCCGATGCTGGCGTGGGGCCGTGAGTTCTACATCGACCCGCTGAACGTTTTTCTGGTTGCGCTCACCGCGTTCGTGGGCCTGACCACCTCGATCTTCTCGCGGCCGTACATGCGGGTGGAGCACGATCACGGTAAGATGACGCCGCCGCGGCTGCGCCTGTACCACAGCATGTACCAGCTCTTCACCTTCACCATGCTGCTGGCGCTGACGACCAACAATATGGGCATCGTGTGGGTTGCGATGGAGGCCGCCACACTGACCACGGTGCTGCTGGTCAGCGTCTACCGCACCGCCGCTAGCCTGGAGGCGGCATGGAAGTACTTCATCCTGTGCGGGGTGGGGATTGCCCAGGCACTGTTCGGCACGGTGCTGCTGTACATGGCCGCCGAGCAGGTCATCGGCCCGGAGGGTGGCGCGCTGCTGTGGACCAACCTGGACGCGGTCAAGCGCCAGCTCGATCCCAACATCATCACGCTGGCGTTCGCCTTCCTGTTTATCGGCTATGGCACCAAGGTCGGCCTGGTCCCACTGCACAACTGGCTGCCCGATGCCCACGCCGAGGGGCCAACCCCGGTGTCCGCGGTGCTCTCCGGCCTGCTGCTCAATGTGGCGCTCTATGCCGTGCTGCGCTGCAAGGTGCTGACCGATGCGGCGCTGGGCAACCATCTGACCGGCCGCCTGATGATGGGGTTCGGCCTACTATCGGTGGTCGCGGCCGTCTTCTTCCTGATCCGGCAGCGCGACATCAAGCGCATGTTCGCGTATTCGTCGATCGAGCACATGGGCTTGATGACCTTCGCCTTCGGCATGGGCGGGCCGGTCGCCAGCTACGCCGGCCTGCTGCACATGACGGTGCATTCGCTGGTCAAGTCCGCGATCTTCTTCGCTGTTGGCCACGCCGCGCAGAAAGCTGGCACGCAAATCATGGACGACATCCGCGGACTGATCCGTGTCAGTCCCACGGTCGGCTGGGGTCTGATGGTAGGGGTGCTCGCCATCCTGGGTATGCCGCCGTTCGGGGTCTTTGCTAGCGAGTTCCTGATCGTCACGACCGCCATGCGCGAGCAGCCGTGGGCCACGCCCTTCCTGCTGCTCGCACTCGGGTTGGCGTTCGCCGCGGTGTTCAGTCGGGTGCAACCGATGGTGTTCGGCGACACCACGCTCAAGCCGCTGGCGCATCCGCCAGCGCTGGTCCCGGTGTTCACGCACCTCGCCCTAGGGCTAATGTTGGGTCTTTATATCCCGCCCTATCTCAACACCTGGTACCGGCAGGCAGCCGCCATGCTGGGGAGCTGACCCGATGACACCGTCAGATCTCAGGCTCGATCTGCTGCGACTGCCCGGGCCGCTGCCAGTCTGGCATGGCCAGGTCGGGCACGACGGCTGGTCCGCCACGGCCCGTGCGGTGGCGGACGCGGGCGGGCGCCTCGTCGCGCTGTGGGGCGTCGACCGGAGTGGCAGCGGCGGTGCGTTGACGGCATGCGTGACGTACGCCACGCCGCGGGGACTGATATGGCTCGAACTGCGGCTTGATGGTATCGCGCCCGCGGTGCCGGATCTGGCCGGCGTATTCCCATGCGCGGGCCGGATGCAGCGTGCCATGACCGACCTGGTGGGTATCGCCGTGCCGGGCAACCGCGATGCCCGGGCCTGGCTGGACCACGGCCTGTGGCCGCCGGGGGCGCGGCCGCTGCAAAGCGGCGCGTCTGCGGGAGCGGCCACGGCCGGCAAACTGCCTGCCGACTATCCTTTCGTGCGTGTGGAGGGTGACGGGGTGCACGAGATCGCCGTCGGCCCGGTGCATGCCGGCATCATCGAGCCCGGCCATTTCCGCTTTTCCGTGGTCGGCGAGAAGGTGCTGCGGCTGGAAGAACACCTGGGCTACACCCACAAGGGCATCGAGCGGCGTTTCACCGATCTGGCGCCGCTTGAGGGATTCCGGCTGGCCGGCCGGGTCTCGGGCGATTCCACCGTGGCTTATGCCTGGGCCTATTGCATGGCGCTGGAGTCCGCCTGGGGCTGCACGCCTCCACCGCGGGCGGACTGGCTGCGCGCCCTGATGCTCGAGCGTGAGCGGGTGGCCAATCATATGGGTGACCTGGGGGCGCTGGGCAACGACGCGGGGCTCGCCTTCGGCCTGGCGCAATTCTCGCGCTTGCGCGAAGACTGGCAGCGGCTGTCCGGAGAGGCTTTCGGTCACCGGCTGATGATGGACGCCGTGGTGCCGGGCGGCGTTGCGCGCGACCTGACGCCAGCGATGCTTGAGCGCCTGCGTCAGCAGTGCGACCACATTGAGCGGGAAGTACGCGTGCTGCGTGCGGTGTACGATGAGCACGCGGGCCTGCAGGACCGCTTTCTTGAGGCGGGCCGCGTCACGCCACAGCTTGCCGCCCAGCTTGGGCTGACCGGCCTCGCCGGACGTGCCAGTGGCCGCGCCGTGGACCTGCGCTGCGACCTCGCCTGGCTACCTTACGATAGCTTGGCAGTGAAAATGGCCACCCACCGCGGTGGCGATGTCGCCGCCCGCGTGGCGGTGCGATTCGATGAGCTGTTGGAGTCGCTGCGCCTGATCCGCGCTATCTGTGCAGGCCTGCCGGAGGGAGCCACGCGAATCGTGCTGCAAGCGCCCGCTGGCGCCGCCATCGGGGCAGGATGGGTGGAGGGCTGGCGTGGCGAAGTCTTCGTCGCGCTCGAACTTACCTATGACGGCCGCATCCTCCGTTGCCATTGCCACGACCCATCGTGGCAGAACTGGCCGGTGCTCGAGCACGCCATCAT harbors:
- a CDS encoding ribbon-helix-helix protein, CopG family, whose translation is MEQKTARLTLLIDPNKKAAFERLCAQQDLTASQVIRRLIRDYLARHGVQYVPSGVDTDKAEAMGKERPPVGAPSRRDAKLPAKRRAIRRGA
- a CDS encoding hydrogenase large subunit: MTPSDLRLDLLRLPGPLPVWHGQVGHDGWSATARAVADAGGRLVALWGVDRSGSGGALTACVTYATPRGLIWLELRLDGIAPAVPDLAGVFPCAGRMQRAMTDLVGIAVPGNRDARAWLDHGLWPPGARPLQSGASAGAATAGKLPADYPFVRVEGDGVHEIAVGPVHAGIIEPGHFRFSVVGEKVLRLEEHLGYTHKGIERRFTDLAPLEGFRLAGRVSGDSTVAYAWAYCMALESAWGCTPPPRADWLRALMLERERVANHMGDLGALGNDAGLAFGLAQFSRLREDWQRLSGEAFGHRLMMDAVVPGGVARDLTPAMLERLRQQCDHIEREVRVLRAVYDEHAGLQDRFLEAGRVTPQLAAQLGLTGLAGRASGRAVDLRCDLAWLPYDSLAVKMATHRGGDVAARVAVRFDELLESLRLIRAICAGLPEGATRIVLQAPAGAAIGAGWVEGWRGEVFVALELTYDGRILRCHCHDPSWQNWPVLEHAIIGNIVPDFPLINKSFNLSYSGHDL
- the hyfB gene encoding hydrogenase 4 subunit B; amino-acid sequence: MSSVPPLTQWLHLDWMLVVVGAWLLVGVAGVLVLHRFALVSHVLFPIGGLLGLALFGLALHAVFRAPEAAVLPIGLPALPFHLRLDSLSAYFLMVMGGVATGISTFAAGYFRKGEGTPPGLLCLEYHLFLASMTGVILADDAYSFMVMWETMALSSFFLMTANHRIAEVRAAGYLYITMARIGAIAILLCFGVLQANTGDYTFASMRGQALTPLWASVGFLLALFGFGAKAGVLPLHVWLPEAHPAAPSPVSAMMSGVMLNTAIYGLLRVSFDLLHVRLWWWGGLLLAIGLATALFGVVFAAVQTDMKRLLAYSSIENMGLLFVAMGLTLLFSAYGMAPMAALALTAALYHVASHAFFKSLLFLGTGSVLHATEERSLGKLGGLIRYMPWVGWLTLLGVLASAGLPPLGGFVSEWLLLQSFLFTPGLPEPILTMLIPVVAALIALVAALAGYTMVKFFGVIFLGQPREPKLAYAHDAGRWERAGMLWLGLGCIALGLLPTQFVQLIDPVTQQLVASGLGARTAASGWLLAPTGLAQASYGPVIFLLGILASFALAYLLVRRFYHGRLRRSPPWACGFPWSTARMQDTAEGFGQPIRQIFEPFFLMRRDLPTPFDEQPHYRVTVADHFWRWMYVPVIDLASYLARLIGLMQQGRISAYLLYSFLTLAATLLAVMR
- a CDS encoding hydrogenase 4 subunit F, with product MLLATPFAGGLVLALVGHRERARDINVAFSLGTFLAACMLTAQIVANGPMLAWGREFYIDPLNVFLVALTAFVGLTTSIFSRPYMRVEHDHGKMTPPRLRLYHSMYQLFTFTMLLALTTNNMGIVWVAMEAATLTTVLLVSVYRTAASLEAAWKYFILCGVGIAQALFGTVLLYMAAEQVIGPEGGALLWTNLDAVKRQLDPNIITLAFAFLFIGYGTKVGLVPLHNWLPDAHAEGPTPVSAVLSGLLLNVALYAVLRCKVLTDAALGNHLTGRLMMGFGLLSVVAAVFFLIRQRDIKRMFAYSSIEHMGLMTFAFGMGGPVASYAGLLHMTVHSLVKSAIFFAVGHAAQKAGTQIMDDIRGLIRVSPTVGWGLMVGVLAILGMPPFGVFASEFLIVTTAMREQPWATPFLLLALGLAFAAVFSRVQPMVFGDTTLKPLAHPPALVPVFTHLALGLMLGLYIPPYLNTWYRQAAAMLGS
- a CDS encoding respiratory chain complex I subunit 1 family protein, which codes for MNLTGILSQLLEIVISIALAPLLIGWVNQWRAWLQNKSAPSLWQPYRMLHKLFNKESVVADNASPLFRATPYVVFGCMALACSIIPTVSTDLPLAPAADAIALVGLFALARVFISLAAMDVGTAFGTLGARREMLIGFLAEPALLMVLFSASLISKSTSLTTIVETIAHRDLAIYPGLAFAGVAFTMVSLAENARIPVDNPATHLELTMIHEALILEYSGRHLGLLEWAASLKLFAYSCIGLALFFPWGVAEAHAPLAILLALPALLLKLIVGGVLLAALETASAKMRIFRVPEFLATAFLLAVIGMLVHLLLAH
- a CDS encoding formate hydrogenlyase, which gives rise to MTALLTQFVNLLGAVLLILAFAMISQRRILSLIYLFTLQGATLALATAVVGYVTGQPHLYLSAGLTLILKVLLIPYLLHRVIDRLQIRWDVETLINIPTTMLIGIIVVIFAFNLTMPISRLSLKLASGTLGIALACVLLSFLMMITRSKAVPQVIGFLAIENGLFFAATAATYGMPMVVELGIALDVLIGVLILGVFMFQIREQFDSLDIRHLEKLKED